ATCAGTTGCGTTCGCTCAAAACAAAATTACTGGTAAAGTAATTGACGGAGAGTACGGAGGTGGACTTCCAGGTGCTTCAGTTACAATTAAAGGTACATCAAATGGTACTTTAACTGATCTTGACGGTGCTTTCGAATTTACAACTAGCGAAAATGCAGGTCAAGTAGTAATTTCTTTTATCGGTTACGAATCTAAAACAGTTTCGTTTGCAGTGACTAACGGTATTGCTAATATTGGTAATACAACAATCATGCCAAGCGAACAAATGCTTGAAAGCGTAGTTATTACTGCTATTGCTGACGTAGCTGTAGATCGTAAAACTCCAGTAGCTGTTTCTACAATTAAAGCTGCTGAAATTGTTGAGAAATTAGGTTCTCAAGAATTCCCTGAAATGTTAAACTCTACACCTTCTGTTTATGCAACTAAAGGTTCTGGAGGTTTTGGAGATTCACGTTTAGTTATCCGTGGTTTTGACCAAAAAAACATTGCAGTTATGGTTAACGGTATGCCAGTTAACGACATGGAAAACTCTTCTGTTTACTGGTCAAACTGGGCAGGATTATCTGACGTAACTTCTCAAATGCAAGTACAACGTGGTTTAGGATCATCTAAATTAGCTATTTCTTCTGTTGGTGGTACAGTTAATATTTTAACTCGTGCAGCTGATATGACTGCTGGTGGTCGTGTTTCTACTTCTTTAGGAAATGACAACTACTTTAAAGCTGTAGCATCTTACAACACAGGTAAATTAGAAAATGGACTTTCTGCATCTATCTTACTTTCTCACACTATGGGTAACGGATACGTTGATGGAACTAAATTTGAAGGTTCTAACTACTATGCTGCTGTTGGTTACGAAACTAAAAACAAAAAACACGATTTTCAATTAACTTTTACAGGTGCTCCTCAATCACACAATCAAAGATATTCTTACGTATCTATTGCTGAGGCTCAAGCACAAGGTTCAATTGATAGACCAAATATTAAATATAATAAAGATTGGGGTTACTTAAACGGTAAAGAATTTAACTGGAGACGTAACTACTACCACAAACCAATCGGTTCATTAAACTGGAACTACCATATTAATGAAACAACTAAATTAGCTTCTGTATTCTATGGTTCTTGGGGCCGTGGAGGTGGAGGTAGAGCGACTGGTCGTATTGCTGGTATGAACTTTGATAACCCTGGTTTAAGAACTGGAGTTAATGGTACAGTTAATTTTGATCAAATTGTTGCTTGGAACCAAGGTCAAACTGCTATTAATGGCGTGATGAACCAAACTCCTGGTCAATTAAGATATAACAATGGTTTTGGTACAATCAACTCTGTTAACTCTCACGACTGGTACGGAGGTATTGTAAGTTTAAACAAACAATTATCATCTAACTTTACTTTAGATGTTGGTATTGATGCACGTACTTACAAAGGATACCACTTCCAAAATTTAGCTAACTTAATGGGTAACCAATATTACTTAGATACTACAAACGGTAGAAATTTAGAGTTTTCTAAACAATTCGGTTCTGATGTTAGCTATAACCCTTTTGCTAAAACTGGTAATAACCAAGCAATTAACTATAATAATGATGGTTTAGTTAACTGGTATGGTGGTTTTGCTCAGTTAGAATATGCTACTGATAACTTAACTGCTTTTGTACAAGGAGCTATTTCTAACCAAGGATTCAAACGTATTGACTACATTACTTACGGTGAGATTAAAACTGAATCTTCTTGGAAAGATATGTTAGGTGGTAATGTTAAAGCGGGTGCTAACTATAACATTGATGAGCACCACAACGTATTTGTTAACGGTGGTTGGTATTCTAAACAACCATTCTTTAACGGAGTTTATTTAAACAACCGTAACGATTTAAACCCACAATTAAAAAACGAAACAATTATTGGAGTTGAAGCTGGATACGGATACCGTTCTGAAAAATTCAACGCTAATGTTAACCTATACAGAACTTCTTGGTCTGACAGAATTTTAAGAGCTAATTCAAGATTTACTGACCCTGTAACTAATGAAGTTACTCAAGGTACGGCTAACTTATTTGGTGTTGAACAAGTTCACTACGGTGCTGAGTTTGATTTTGTTTATCGTCCTATTGCTAACTTAGATATTAAAGGTATGTTCTCTTGGGGTGATTTCTCATACAAGAAAAATGTTACTGCAACTTTCTTAGATCAAACAACTGGGTTACCTATTATTGATCCTAATACAGGTACAGTTGCTGAACAAACTTTATACTTAAAAGATTCTAAAGTAGGTGATGCACCATTAGTTACTGCATCTTTACAGGCTGGTTATAAAGTTTTAGATTTAAATCATCATTCAATTAAAATTGATGCTGGTTACCGTTTTGTAGACCAATTATATTCATCAATTGATGCTGCTAAAATGAATACACCAGAATCTTTAGGTGCTTTACGTTTACCTTCTTACAACTTGTTTGATGCAGGTGCAACTTATACAATGAAAGTTGGTAAAGCAAAAACAGATGCTGTTAACGTACGTTTTAACTTAAACAACGTTTTCAACACAATCTACATTGCTGACGGTATGACTGCGCAACATGTTGATGCAAATACAACTTCTACTTATAAAGGTATCGACACGCGTAACAACGTATGGTTTGGTTATGGTAGAACTTGGAACTTAACTTTATCTTACAACTTCTAATAGTTATAAAGATTATATATAAAAGCCCCGAACATTTGTTCGGGGTTTTTTTATTTTGGTGATTTTGCTTTATACACTATTTTATATAAATTATAATCTTTATCTAAAGCTTGTCCTGTTGTTAATTTAATCGGTACGTCCGGAATAATTCCACGGCCTAAAGTTTCTGTTTGATAGGTTGGTTTAATATGAATCAATCCAGTTCTAACGCGTAACTTGCTGTTGGGTAATTTTAAATAAGGCATAATACCTGCAACTGTGCCATTATAGGTTCCGCCAGTTTCTTCTCCATAAACTAAAGCGCGATTGCTGCCTTGTAAATTACTAGTTAGTATACAAGCTGCAGAAAAGCTTCCGCCATTTACTAACACGCTTAATTTGCCTTGATAAACATTTTTTTTAATTGGTTTAGGTTTGATGCTTGGTATTTGTATTTGATAGTTACCTGTCGAATCTTTTTTTGTGTTTAACTGTGCCCAAACATATACCGGAACATAAAAAGGAGTTAATGCAACGTACGTTCCAAAGCTTTTGCCTTTAATGGCTTGAAAAGGAAATTTTCCCCGGCTATTTATTTTTGTTTCACGCAGTAAGCTTTCGTCAGCATCATATTTTAAATAGCTATACAATTCATTTATTTCGGCTACCAATCCTCCCGGATTATTGCTTAAATCTAAAGCCAAATGATTTACGCCTTTATTTTTTATGTATGTAAACAAGCTATCATAAGCTGCCTTATATCTTCCGTCACTAAATTTATGAATCTTTAAAACAGCAAATGTGCTGTCATCAGCAATAGGAAATAGCAATTCACGCACAAAAGCTTTATTATCCCAGCCCAACATTTTTTTTTGCTTAAACTTATGTTTGTTTTGCTTGGCTTGTTGTTTTTTTTCAACCTTGGTTAAGGTTTGAATAGAATCTTTTTTATGGCTGTTTTGGCTTGATTTTTTTGTTTTAATCCGCACATTAGTTGCTGTAAATAAGCTATCATTTTTGCTCAGCACAAAAGTAATGCTGTCCCGAATTCCAATTTTATCGTAAACTAAAGCCGTAAAACGTTTATTAAATCCTTGCGGTATGTAAGTTGGGCTAAACCCATCGCCCGAATTATTTTGGCTATATTCCTTGTATAGCACCTCTGGTTTCACATCTTCAATGCTAATAACCTTGCTGCCAATTAAATTTTGTTTAAGCGAATCTGTTGTTTCAGCTATATATAGCGTATTGTTAAACCATTTGTAAGTAAACTGGTTTACCGGTCCTTTTGTGTTTTTATTGGCTTTATCTTGCTGTTTTGTGGTTCTATCAGACGGATAAACAACCCGAGAATGCCCTTGCCTTACCGCAGCAATTATTGGAGCTATTTCGCTATAAAATTGTTTTGGAGTTAAAGGCGTTGTAATATTTTTTTTAGTTGATGCAAATAATTGGTTTAAGCTATCTGCGCTAATATACAAATCGGCATCTGGGTGCATCGCTAAAAAATTGTTTTGTAAATAGGTTATGTCTTGATGCAACTTAGCTACGCTTATTTTAGATTGATTGAATGCGTTGTGTTTTTTGGCCGATTGACACGCAAACAAGCTCCCAATAAGTATAAATCCGCCAATAATTTTTTTCATCTTATAACATGGTTTTGTTTAAAGATAAAAAAAATCACATCAGATTTTGATGTGATTTTTAAATATTAAATTTCTCGTAAAGCAGCTAATGCTTTTGCTACCGATTTTATATTGTTAATGGTAAGTAACAAACGGATGCCATTTTTGGTTTCTTTCGTTTTTAAATTACCAGCCATCGGATTTTTTTGTTGTATTCTAAAACCTTTGTAAACTGATCGGTTTGGTAATAATCAGATTCTTGATTGGCAATAAAATAACAAACCAACTTGCCTTGCTTCATAATTATTTTTTCCATTCCTAATTTACTGGCAACCCATTTTATTCGAACGGAATCTAACAAGGCCAACGCAGCTTTTGGTAACGGACCAAAACGGTCAATAATTTCTTTTTCAAATTTTTCTAATTCCGCCTCGGTTTTCAGGTTCGATAAATCGGTATATAAATTATAGCGCTCGGTAATGTTGTTTACATACGTGTCCGGAAGTAAAATTTCGAAATCCGAATCAATCGTAACTTCTTTCACGTAAACTTTATTTTCCGGTCGGTTTTCTTCTTCAAACAAATCTTTAAATTCGTTTTCTTTAAGTTCCTCAACCGCTTCATTCATAATTTTTTGATACGCATCGTATCCAATATCATTAATAAAGCCCGATTGTTCACCGCCTAAAATATCGCCCGCACCACGAATTTCTAAATCTTTCATGGCAATTTTAAATCCGCTGCCTAAATCACTAAATTGTTCTAAAGCTTGGATGCGTTTGCGCGCTTCTTCGGTCATGGCCGAATACGGCGGACATATAAAATAACAAAATGCTTTTTTATTACTACGGCCTACGCGTCCGCGCATTTGATGTAAATCGGACAAACCAAAGTGGTTGGCGTTGTTAATAAAAATGGTGTTTGCGTTGGGTACGTCTAAACCGCTTTCAATAATTGTTGTGGCAACTAAAACATCAAATTCACCATCCATAAAGGCTAAAAGTAATTCTTCAAGCTTTTTGCCGTCTAATTGTCCGTGGCCCACGCCCACGCGTGCGTTTGGTACCAAGCGCTGAATCATTCCAGCAACTTCTTTAATATTTTCGATGCGGTTGTTTATAAAATAAACCTGACCGCCGCGTTCAATTTCGTACGATATTGCATCGCGAATAACTTCTTCATTAAATCCAACTACATGCGTTTCAACCGGATATCGGTTGGGTGGTGGTGTTGTAATAACCGATAAATCGCGAGCTGCCATTAACGAAAATTGTAAGGTTCTCGGAATTGGAGTTGCTGTTAGCGTTAACGTATCAATATTATTGGCAATGGTTTTTAGCTTGTCTTTTACAGCAACGCCAAATTTTTGTTCTTCATCAATAATTAACAAACCTAAGTTTTTAAACTGAATAGATTTGTTTACCAATTGATGCGTACCAATAATAATATCTATTTTTCCGTCTGCTAAATCAGTAATAATTTGTGATTTTACTTTACCGGTTCTAAATCGATTTAAATAATCTACCCGAACGGGTAAATCTTTTAAACGTTCTGAAAACGTTTTATAATGCTGAAATGCTAAAATGGTTGTAGGAACTAAAATGGCAACTTGTTTGCTGTTATCAACCGCTTTAAAAGCTGCACGAATAGCAACTTCGGTTTTACCAAAACCAACATCACCACAAATTAATCGATCCATTGGACGATCGGATTCCATATCTTGCTTTACATCTTGCGTTGCTTTTAGCTGATCGGGTGTATCTTCGTAAATAAACGAACTTTCTAGCTCGGCTTGTAAATAGCTATCGGGTGCGTAGGCAAAACCTTTTTCTAAGCGGCGTTTGGCATACAGCTGAATTAGGTTAAACGCAATGTGTTTAACACGTGCTTTGGTTTTTTGTTTTAAGGTTTTCCAGGTGTTTGATCCCAATTTGTGTACTTTGGGTGCAACGCCGTCTTTCCCGTTGTATTTAGATATTTTATGCAGGGAGTGAATAGATACGTAAACAATATCGCTTTCGGCATAAATAAGTTTTATAGTTTCTTGAAACTTACCTTCAACCTGAATTTTTTGTAAACCACCAAACTTACCAATACCGTGATCAATATGGGTAACATAATCGCCAATGGTTAAGCCTGAAAGTTCTTTTAAAGTAAAAGCTTGCTTTTTGGTATAACCGTTTTTAAGCGAAAACTTGTGGTAACGTTCGAAAATTTGATGATCGGTGTAACAAGCAATTTGCAAATCTAAATCAACAAATCCTTCGTAAATAGAAAGTACAATTGGAGTAAAGTTTCTAAACTTTTCCGGGCTTTCTGTAACCGAATCTATAATTTCTTTAAAACGTTTGGCTTGATTTTCGTTGGCGCAAAACAAGTAATTTTTTATGCCGTTTAATGAGTTTTCGTTTAAATTATCTTTTAATAAATTAAATTGTTTGTTAAACGACGGTTGCGGCTGAATATTAAATTCAATGCTTTCGGTAGTTTTATAAATGGGTTTTGAAGCCAAATCTACCACGGCAAAGTTTAACGAATCTCGAATAAAGCTGGCTTGGTTTACAAACATATTTTCGGGCAAGGTGCGCGAAATTTCGTTGTTTAAACCGGCATAAATTTCTTCAGCTTTGGTATATAATTTATCTAATCGTTCAAACTGCAATTCGGCATTTTTTATAAAAACTACCGTATCTTTTGCAATATATTGTAAAAAGCTTTCGCGATTTTCTTGTGTTTTTTTGTTTTCCAGATTCGGAATAATGGTGATTTTTTTCTGCTTTTCGATAGAAAGTTGCGTTTCTACATCAAAAGTTCGAATCGAATCTACTTCGTTGCCAAAAAATTCAATACGATATGGATTGTCGTTCGAAAAAGAAAAAACATCTAAAATACCACCACGAACCGAAAATTCGCCTGGTTCGGCCACAAAATCAACACGTTTAAATTGGTATTCAAAAAGCACTTCGTTTACGTAATCAATAGATAAATTGTTGCCAATTTCCATTTTTAACGTATTTTTTTCTAATTCTTTTCGGGTAACAACTTT
This genomic window from Flavobacterium agricola contains:
- the mfd gene encoding transcription-repair coupling factor codes for the protein MESINLYQKSAKVNQLTQLLEKPDAKVHVKGLFGSSLSFVVQSIFSEIKRPILILANDKEEAAYLTNDLEKLINDKDVHFFPGSFRRPYQIEEVDNANVLLRAEVLNRINAKKKPTVVVSYPDAIFEKVVTRKELEKNTLKMEIGNNLSIDYVNEVLFEYQFKRVDFVAEPGEFSVRGGILDVFSFSNDNPYRIEFFGNEVDSIRTFDVETQLSIEKQKKITIIPNLENKKTQENRESFLQYIAKDTVVFIKNAELQFERLDKLYTKAEEIYAGLNNEISRTLPENMFVNQASFIRDSLNFAVVDLASKPIYKTTESIEFNIQPQPSFNKQFNLLKDNLNENSLNGIKNYLFCANENQAKRFKEIIDSVTESPEKFRNFTPIVLSIYEGFVDLDLQIACYTDHQIFERYHKFSLKNGYTKKQAFTLKELSGLTIGDYVTHIDHGIGKFGGLQKIQVEGKFQETIKLIYAESDIVYVSIHSLHKISKYNGKDGVAPKVHKLGSNTWKTLKQKTKARVKHIAFNLIQLYAKRRLEKGFAYAPDSYLQAELESSFIYEDTPDQLKATQDVKQDMESDRPMDRLICGDVGFGKTEVAIRAAFKAVDNSKQVAILVPTTILAFQHYKTFSERLKDLPVRVDYLNRFRTGKVKSQIITDLADGKIDIIIGTHQLVNKSIQFKNLGLLIIDEEQKFGVAVKDKLKTIANNIDTLTLTATPIPRTLQFSLMAARDLSVITTPPPNRYPVETHVVGFNEEVIRDAISYEIERGGQVYFINNRIENIKEVAGMIQRLVPNARVGVGHGQLDGKKLEELLLAFMDGEFDVLVATTIIESGLDVPNANTIFINNANHFGLSDLHQMRGRVGRSNKKAFCYFICPPYSAMTEEARKRIQALEQFSDLGSGFKIAMKDLEIRGAGDILGGEQSGFINDIGYDAYQKIMNEAVEELKENEFKDLFEEENRPENKVYVKEVTIDSDFEILLPDTYVNNITERYNLYTDLSNLKTEAELEKFEKEIIDRFGPLPKAALALLDSVRIKWVASKLGMEKIIMKQGKLVCYFIANQESDYYQTDQFTKVLEYNKKIRWLVI
- a CDS encoding TonB-dependent receptor; amino-acid sequence: MTNFRNWVILCLMVVTSVAFAQNKITGKVIDGEYGGGLPGASVTIKGTSNGTLTDLDGAFEFTTSENAGQVVISFIGYESKTVSFAVTNGIANIGNTTIMPSEQMLESVVITAIADVAVDRKTPVAVSTIKAAEIVEKLGSQEFPEMLNSTPSVYATKGSGGFGDSRLVIRGFDQKNIAVMVNGMPVNDMENSSVYWSNWAGLSDVTSQMQVQRGLGSSKLAISSVGGTVNILTRAADMTAGGRVSTSLGNDNYFKAVASYNTGKLENGLSASILLSHTMGNGYVDGTKFEGSNYYAAVGYETKNKKHDFQLTFTGAPQSHNQRYSYVSIAEAQAQGSIDRPNIKYNKDWGYLNGKEFNWRRNYYHKPIGSLNWNYHINETTKLASVFYGSWGRGGGGRATGRIAGMNFDNPGLRTGVNGTVNFDQIVAWNQGQTAINGVMNQTPGQLRYNNGFGTINSVNSHDWYGGIVSLNKQLSSNFTLDVGIDARTYKGYHFQNLANLMGNQYYLDTTNGRNLEFSKQFGSDVSYNPFAKTGNNQAINYNNDGLVNWYGGFAQLEYATDNLTAFVQGAISNQGFKRIDYITYGEIKTESSWKDMLGGNVKAGANYNIDEHHNVFVNGGWYSKQPFFNGVYLNNRNDLNPQLKNETIIGVEAGYGYRSEKFNANVNLYRTSWSDRILRANSRFTDPVTNEVTQGTANLFGVEQVHYGAEFDFVYRPIANLDIKGMFSWGDFSYKKNVTATFLDQTTGLPIIDPNTGTVAEQTLYLKDSKVGDAPLVTASLQAGYKVLDLNHHSIKIDAGYRFVDQLYSSIDAAKMNTPESLGALRLPSYNLFDAGATYTMKVGKAKTDAVNVRFNLNNVFNTIYIADGMTAQHVDANTTSTYKGIDTRNNVWFGYGRTWNLTLSYNF
- a CDS encoding S41 family peptidase — protein: MKKIIGGFILIGSLFACQSAKKHNAFNQSKISVAKLHQDITYLQNNFLAMHPDADLYISADSLNQLFASTKKNITTPLTPKQFYSEIAPIIAAVRQGHSRVVYPSDRTTKQQDKANKNTKGPVNQFTYKWFNNTLYIAETTDSLKQNLIGSKVISIEDVKPEVLYKEYSQNNSGDGFSPTYIPQGFNKRFTALVYDKIGIRDSITFVLSKNDSLFTATNVRIKTKKSSQNSHKKDSIQTLTKVEKKQQAKQNKHKFKQKKMLGWDNKAFVRELLFPIADDSTFAVLKIHKFSDGRYKAAYDSLFTYIKNKGVNHLALDLSNNPGGLVAEINELYSYLKYDADESLLRETKINSRGKFPFQAIKGKSFGTYVALTPFYVPVYVWAQLNTKKDSTGNYQIQIPSIKPKPIKKNVYQGKLSVLVNGGSFSAACILTSNLQGSNRALVYGEETGGTYNGTVAGIMPYLKLPNSKLRVRTGLIHIKPTYQTETLGRGIIPDVPIKLTTGQALDKDYNLYKIVYKAKSPK